Genomic window (Sphingomonas sp. HF-S4):
CGGTCCGGTTCGATATTTACATGCCGGAAGGCGTCGGCAAAAGCGTCCTGAAGTCCCTCTGAAGGCATCGAAAGAAAGGCGCAGGCGATCGGCGCGAACGCCTCGATCGCCTCGATGGGATCACGAAACTCCTCGCCCTGACGTGCTACCTCCAGGACCGCATAGACCGCGCGCAGATCGGCGCGGCGGACCTGATAGTCTAGGCTATGGCCAAACTTGTTCCGCACGCCGTTCAGCTGTTTGATGCCGGGTTTCACGAAAGCGGCGCTATCGCCGCTATTGGGAAGTAAGGCGACTTTTTGGGCGAAGGTAAGCCGGGCATCACCGATGTCGTCGACGTCGAGGCTTTGCTCAAGATAGGTCGTGAGGAAATTCTCGACGATGAGATGCGTACGCAAGACTCGCCCGATGGGATCATGGTCTGTCTCGGCGAGTTCCAGGAATTTACGGTTCGCACGCTCGAATTCTTCCTCGACCTCTTCCCAATGGGGCTCGAGAATAGCAAGAATGCGATCGATGCCGTGGATGTCGCGCATTGTCGAAATCTCCTGAGCGCGCAGCGCGCCTTCTTCTCAAAGGGGTGGCTTCATTTCTCAGGCTGAACGCCGCGAGAAGTGGCGTCGTCCATGTGCGGTAGCGACTTCTGCTCGGCATAGCCGAGCACCCGGCCGCCTCGGATCGCCTCCATCTCGTCGATCAGCCGCTGTGCCTTCGCCATCTGGCCGGGAGGCGGGTCGTTCGCGATCATCCAGCCGAAATTGCGGTCCATGGCATCGCCCACGCCGTCGAACGAGAAGTCGGATTCGGCCGATTTCTTGCGCATCCAGTTGAGCAGCCGCCAGCTCTGGCTCCCAAGCGGCTGCCCGGCGAGCGCACGATTGTGCAGCCACAGCAGCAGGTCTGCCACCTGGATGCCCGGACTGCGTGACGATTCGACCATCTCGAGCCGGCTGCCATAGCCTTTTTGCATCACGAACTTCTCGCCGAGCGTGACCTCGACGGCCTCCGGCGAGGCGGTGGAGAAATATTCGTGCCAGAAGGCGAGGGCCTTCGCGAACTCGTCCTGCTCGTCGTGTCGGATCAGGTCGATCGAGGCGCCCCAGCTCCGCGCCTGTGCCTCGATCCCGTCCATCAAATTGCCGAAGCCGACCGTGTTGGGCATGTGGCCCTGCCGGCCCAGCTTGCCGGCGCTATGGAAGTAGATGGCCTCGGGATTGTCGCGCGCCCACCGCATCACATTGCCGACAATCTCCGCCATCCGCTTGTCCGGCTGCGCGCTGGCAAGCGCTGCGACCTCGTCGCAGAACTCGACCAGTCCCTGCTCGGCAGCCCGGGCGCCTTTCGCCATCATCGCGTCCCAGAACCGCCTCGCAAGCGCGTCGGGGATAAGCTCGGCGAGATTGAACACCATCCAGAGGCGCAGCGGCCGGATACGGTAGATGTGCGCATAGGCGGCAAGATTCTCGCCATGGTCGAACAGAGCGTCGAAGATCTTGGTGGCGAGAAGATAGCGCTTCTCGACATGCGCGACGGCGAAGCGCGCACGGGCGCTCTTTAGTATCGAAAAGAGCCTAGCGGCGATCGTCTCTACACCTGCCTGCCCAAGCTCGCAGGCGTGCAGCTCCGTCGCTCCGATGTCCGCAAGAAGCGCGGCCATGTCGGCCGTCTTGACCACGTCAAAGTCGTCAAGCGTCAGAACCGCCAGCGTCGAGAACACTGGCTGGGCCGGATCGAACAGATTCTTGCCCGTGTTGCCGGCTTCGTCGACATAGGCGAACATCTGTAGGTCTCCTCGTCTCGCGCGGTTGCTGCTTACTGGTTCCGGCGCCGGCGACGCTCGGCGATCACCGCCAGGATCACGCGCACGGCATCGCCGATATCGGGATCTGCCTGCTCGATCAGCGCCTCGTCACCTTCCGCCTCGATCACCTCGGCCGCCAGTTCGAAGGCCTGCTGGCGCACCCCCGACAGGCCGTCGGGCAAGCGCACGCATGCATCGGTCAGATCGCGCAGAAGCCCCGGCGCCGCGCCCTGCTCCAGTAGTCCGCTCAGCAGATAGGTCGCGCCGTCCGAGAGATACCGCCGGTTCGCACGGGCGGTGAGGCCTTCGATGATCCGCATGCCGAGCGCGTAGGCGGCGGCACGCCCCAGCTCCTTGGCCTCGCCGGCGAGAGTAGCGCCGGCCTGGGTGAGCACCGCTTCCGCCAGCCGCCGCAGGTCGGGGACCGGATGCTCGTCGATCGGCATCCAGAGACCTTCGGCATCGCCTGCCCGCACCTGCAGCGCAGCGAAATGCCCGGCGATCCACACGACCTGCCCTTGCAGGTCTGCATGTCGCGCCAGCTCGAACGCGGTCTTGGCGGATTCGGTCGCGGCCGCAAGATCGCGCTTCGCGGCATAGTCGAGCGCAAGCGCGTGGTAGGCGCGTACCTGCTGCCGGGTGTCTCCCAGTTCCTGCCACAGCGCTAGCGCCGCGCGATCCTCGGCGAGCGCGAGGTCGTAATCCTCGAGCTGGCGCGCCGATGCCGCGATCCAGCCGTGGTTGAGCGCGATGTTGAGCGCTTTACCGGGCAAGGTGTCGAACAGTCCGATTGCCTGCCGATGCTTGTCGATGGCGTCGCGGAACCTGCCGGCCAGGCAATGGGCGAGGCCGAGGCCTCCCAGAACCCAGGCCTGGGCAGGGACCTCGCCCAGCCCCTTCCAGATGGCCGCGGCAGTCGTATAAGCAGCGACCGCTTCCTCCGGTTGCCCGAGCCGACGCGCGCATTCGCCGACCTCGCCCCAAAGCGAAGCGATCCGGTCCGATGGGCCGTTGTCGCCGAGTACGGCGATCGCCTGCTGCGCATAGTGCAGTGCGTCGTCGAACTGCATGGCGCGTCGATAGTCCTGGGCGAGCTGGTTCATTACCCAGGCGATATGGGCGGTGGCGCCTTCGTTCTCCCAGAAAGCGAGCGCGGCGCGATGCGCGTCGATAGCGCGGGCATAGTGGCGAAGCCGCGAGGCGGCGACGCCGATCTGGCCCTGGAGCAAGGCGGCGCCGCGCAGGTCGCCGGCCGCCTGCGCGGGGATCAAGGCGCGCCCGAGATGCACGAGAGCGGCTTCGTGATCGTGGTTCATTCCCGCCGTGAGGCCGGCAAGCGCATCCTGGTTGCGCGACTCGCGCGCCCATAATCCCAGATCGCTGGTGTCGGTGGCGAGAAAGGCACGGCAAAACTCGGCCGCTTCCTCGCTGCGTCCCTGCTCCAGCAATCGGATCGCCTGCCGCCGATTCTCCTCGGCGCTGAAGAATCCGTCCAGCAACTCGGCCATGCCGGCGAGCGGGGTGTAGCTGTCATGGAGAAGGTGCCGCTTGCGATAATATTGGACGAACAGCCGATCCGCGACCTTGTAGAGCGAATCGCGGCCGCCGGTCCTTCGCTTGCCCAAGACGATCTGGCGCTCGCGCAGCCAGGCGAAATGCTGCGCGATCCGGTTCTGCGTCGTGCCAACCCGTACTGCGAGATCGCTTTGGGAACAGGGCTCGCCCTGGCGGATGAGCGCGTCGAATAAAGTCTTCGTGCGCATCGGCATCTGGTCGATAAGCGCCTGATAATAGGGGGTCAGGTCGTCGACGAGCTTGTCCAGAAGCTCGGCCGCTGTGAGCGGGTCGCTCTCGAGCAGCAGATTGGCGAGCGCCACCGCCATGCGCGGTGCGCCGCCGGTGAAGCTCGCGAGCGCGCGCACCTTGGCCAGATCGAGGTCGAGATCGGTCTTGCCCTCGAGCGCGGCGCGGCGCTCGAAATAGAGAATGTGGTCGGCCTCGGTCCAGGGATCGAGCGCGAACTTCGCGAAGGCATGGAACAGGCGCTGCTCATAGTCCTGATCGACCTTGTCGGATACCGAGGTTGCGAGCAGCGCGAGGCGCTGGCTCTCGGCGAGCAAGGCCCGCAAGCGTGATTGATCGACGGGATCGTGGAACACATTGGCGATGAGCTCGTCGAAATTCTCCACGACGACGATCGCGATCGCGCCCGTTGGCACGGTATCGATCGCCGCTTCCAGCTCTACCAGCGCTTCGCCCCAGGCTTCCGGAGGGTCGTCGAGGAAAAGCCCAGTGACGCTCGAGGCCGGCTTGCCCAGGAGCGCGCGGGCGATCTCACGCAGGAAGCTCGACGGAGTAGAGACGTTGCGCTGCTCCTCCGGCAGGACGAAGACCCGGGCGGGCAGCTCCTTGTCCCGGACGCCCAGCTCGATCGCGCGGGCGAAGAACGACTTCCCGAACCCGCGCGGCGCGCTGATCAACGCGTGCTGGCGGGTGCCTTCGCCGTTGATCAGCGTCTCGATGACGGCTTCGATCAGCAGATCGCGGCCGGTCGACAGCAGGCGCACCTGGGCGTCGCTCATCGCGTGCGGGTTGAAGCGCGATATGTCCATCAGATGCCTCCGCGTGCCGCGCGCCAGGTTTTGAGCAGGTTCTGGACAAGCCGATAGCCGCCGGTGCGTGGGTCACCGCGCACGAACTCCGCTAGCTCGAGCCGTCGCTTGACCGCGAGCGAGTCCTGTCCGAGCGGCTCGCAGAGCGCATCGATCGCGGCATTGCTGATCTTGCCATGCACATCCTTCGCCATCGCGTTGAGCACCGCCTCGGCGGCACCACGAATGCCCGGCTCGAACCGGCGCGCCAGCCGCTCGTCGAACTGCTGATAGAAGGTCGCGAACAGCTGCTGCTGCAGGCTGTTCTCCGCGACGTCGGCGATCTGCTCCGGCGTCGAGCTGCCGCTTGCGCGAAGCTGATTCATCGCGGTCTGGATGAAGAACGGGAAATGGTCGGGAAGCTCGGCAAGCAGCGCCGCCGTGGACGCCGGCGTCCAGCCTGTCAGCTTGGCGATTCCCGCGAGTTGGACGACCAGCGCCTCGGCCTCGAGCTGCGCCAGCGGCTGCAGGTTGACATGCTGGAGATCGTTTATGACGAGACCCTCGATCTCGAGGTCCTCAAGGAACAGCTGGATGCTCACCGACCCGGCGATCGCCATGGTAAGGCCGGCATTGCGCCATGCGCGCAGCGTTGCCAAGACGATCCGGATATCGTCGACATTCTTGTTCTGGCGATGCATGTTCTCGAGAAAGAATGGCAGCTCGTCGATTAGCAGGATGATGCGGTTGCCCTGCGCGAGCTGCTCGCGCGCCAGGCGCTCGACGCTTTCCTTCAGCGGCTCCCAATATTCGCGCACGCTCGCATCGAGTTCGAGGCCGCCTTCGATCCCGCCGCCGCCGGCCGAAACCTTGCGCACCCGCCGCTGGACCGCATCCGCGATACGGCCGGGAATGAGGCGTGCGGCGTCCCACTGCTTGCGCAGCCACTGGACCCGATCGGCAGGAAGCGCGCGCAGGAAGCCCGAGAAGAACTCGCTCAGCGACTTCATGTCCTGGACGTCGAGATAGATTGGTGTCGTCGCAGGCGTCTCCGCCAGCACGCGCGCGGTCTCGACGAGAAGTGAACTCTTTCCGATCCGGCGCCAGCCCTTCACGAGCAAGCTCGTGCCGTCGGTCAGGGACTGTGTCGCAAGCGCGATCTCTGTCGAGCGGAACTTGAAGTCCGCTCCGCTCACCGGGGGTCCGGCAATAATGCGCATATCGTGCCTCCTTGACATCTTGATATCAGAATATTTGATATCGTCAATCCAGAT
Coding sequences:
- a CDS encoding DUF3800 domain-containing protein translates to MFAYVDEAGNTGKNLFDPAQPVFSTLAVLTLDDFDVVKTADMAALLADIGATELHACELGQAGVETIAARLFSILKSARARFAVAHVEKRYLLATKIFDALFDHGENLAAYAHIYRIRPLRLWMVFNLAELIPDALARRFWDAMMAKGARAAEQGLVEFCDEVAALASAQPDKRMAEIVGNVMRWARDNPEAIYFHSAGKLGRQGHMPNTVGFGNLMDGIEAQARSWGASIDLIRHDEQDEFAKALAFWHEYFSTASPEAVEVTLGEKFVMQKGYGSRLEMVESSRSPGIQVADLLLWLHNRALAGQPLGSQSWRLLNWMRKKSAESDFSFDGVGDAMDRNFGWMIANDPPPGQMAKAQRLIDEMEAIRGGRVLGYAEQKSLPHMDDATSRGVQPEK
- a CDS encoding tetratricopeptide repeat protein; protein product: MDISRFNPHAMSDAQVRLLSTGRDLLIEAVIETLINGEGTRQHALISAPRGFGKSFFARAIELGVRDKELPARVFVLPEEQRNVSTPSSFLREIARALLGKPASSVTGLFLDDPPEAWGEALVELEAAIDTVPTGAIAIVVVENFDELIANVFHDPVDQSRLRALLAESQRLALLATSVSDKVDQDYEQRLFHAFAKFALDPWTEADHILYFERRAALEGKTDLDLDLAKVRALASFTGGAPRMAVALANLLLESDPLTAAELLDKLVDDLTPYYQALIDQMPMRTKTLFDALIRQGEPCSQSDLAVRVGTTQNRIAQHFAWLRERQIVLGKRRTGGRDSLYKVADRLFVQYYRKRHLLHDSYTPLAGMAELLDGFFSAEENRRQAIRLLEQGRSEEAAEFCRAFLATDTSDLGLWARESRNQDALAGLTAGMNHDHEAALVHLGRALIPAQAAGDLRGAALLQGQIGVAASRLRHYARAIDAHRAALAFWENEGATAHIAWVMNQLAQDYRRAMQFDDALHYAQQAIAVLGDNGPSDRIASLWGEVGECARRLGQPEEAVAAYTTAAAIWKGLGEVPAQAWVLGGLGLAHCLAGRFRDAIDKHRQAIGLFDTLPGKALNIALNHGWIAASARQLEDYDLALAEDRAALALWQELGDTRQQVRAYHALALDYAAKRDLAAATESAKTAFELARHADLQGQVVWIAGHFAALQVRAGDAEGLWMPIDEHPVPDLRRLAEAVLTQAGATLAGEAKELGRAAAYALGMRIIEGLTARANRRYLSDGATYLLSGLLEQGAAPGLLRDLTDACVRLPDGLSGVRQQAFELAAEVIEAEGDEALIEQADPDIGDAVRVILAVIAERRRRRNQ